The Litchfieldia alkalitelluris genome has a window encoding:
- a CDS encoding 8-oxoguanine deaminase — MKTVLIRNARNIITMDEERSQFPGGSIYIEGQEIKAIGVDLPYETADEIIDARNQIIYPGLINTHHHLYQTFTRNIPLAQNCELFDWLITLYDIWRHIRPEDVYLSAAVGLGELLKSGCTTAADHFYVFPNGVSGELIDEEIRAAHDLGIRFFPTRGSMSLGRSKGGLPPDEVVQTEDVILKDTMRVIETYHDPSPFSMVRVGVAPCSPFSVSKDLLIESSRLARSYGVRMHTHLAETQDEEHFCLEKLGMRPLELMEQTGWVGNDVWFAHGIWFNEQEIVKLGTCGCGVAHCPSSNMKMKSGVMPIMEMLKKGVKVGLGVDGSASNDSSNMLMELKIMNLLHNLKHGTKALSAEDCLYIATKGSSKVLGWEDSIGSLEVGKAADLFMINANRMEFAGALFDDAALPILTGTPQVERTIVGGKTVVKDGRLVSINEEQLAVSAQKAAARMLETASKHMNKNYKKSRMKKLNFR; from the coding sequence GTGAAAACTGTATTAATCAGAAATGCTAGAAATATTATTACGATGGATGAAGAGAGAAGCCAATTCCCTGGAGGAAGCATCTATATTGAAGGACAGGAAATTAAAGCGATTGGTGTGGATCTACCATATGAAACAGCGGATGAAATCATCGATGCCAGAAATCAAATCATTTATCCTGGTTTAATCAATACACATCATCATTTATATCAGACGTTTACTCGGAATATCCCTTTGGCTCAAAACTGTGAATTATTTGATTGGTTGATTACCCTTTATGATATTTGGCGTCACATTCGACCAGAAGATGTTTATTTAAGTGCTGCTGTTGGTCTAGGTGAACTATTAAAAAGTGGCTGCACAACTGCTGCAGATCACTTCTATGTATTTCCAAATGGTGTCTCAGGAGAATTAATTGATGAAGAAATACGTGCGGCCCATGATTTAGGAATCCGCTTCTTCCCAACAAGAGGCTCTATGAGTCTCGGAAGATCAAAGGGAGGACTTCCGCCTGATGAGGTTGTGCAAACAGAAGATGTTATCCTAAAAGATACGATGAGAGTAATTGAAACCTATCATGATCCAAGTCCATTTTCAATGGTACGAGTGGGTGTGGCTCCGTGCTCTCCATTTTCGGTAAGTAAGGATTTATTAATTGAGTCATCTCGTTTAGCGAGAAGCTACGGAGTAAGAATGCATACACATTTAGCCGAAACTCAGGATGAAGAGCATTTTTGTCTTGAAAAGCTAGGAATGAGACCATTAGAGCTGATGGAGCAAACAGGATGGGTGGGAAATGACGTATGGTTCGCTCATGGAATTTGGTTTAATGAACAAGAAATTGTAAAACTTGGAACATGTGGCTGTGGGGTGGCACATTGCCCAAGTAGTAATATGAAAATGAAGTCAGGCGTCATGCCGATTATGGAAATGTTGAAAAAAGGTGTGAAAGTTGGTCTCGGCGTGGATGGTTCAGCTTCTAATGATTCTTCTAATATGTTAATGGAACTGAAAATTATGAATCTCCTCCATAATCTCAAGCACGGCACAAAGGCCCTTAGTGCGGAAGACTGTTTGTATATTGCGACAAAAGGTTCCTCAAAGGTACTTGGGTGGGAAGATTCGATCGGATCATTAGAGGTAGGCAAGGCGGCCGACTTATTTATGATCAATGCCAATAGAATGGAGTTTGCTGGAGCCTTGTTTGATGATGCAGCATTACCGATCTTAACAGGAACACCACAGGTAGAGAGAACCATTGTGGGAGGGAAAACAGTGGTGAAGGACGGGAGACTCGTATCTATCAATGAAGAGCAGTTGGCCGTTTCTGCTCAGAAAGCAGCAGCAAGGATGCTGGAGACTGCATCAAAGCATATGAATAAAAATTATAAAAAATCCCGAATGAAAAAATTAAATTTTAGATAA
- a CDS encoding ABC transporter ATP-binding protein, translating to MVAVNEVVAFERVSKIYNTGTVALSNFQLSIKEGEFISFLGPSGCGKSTALRMVAGLGEATDGEVKVFDKKPLDVVQQSNDIAFVFQDANLLPWRNVLDNVLLPLELRGGNKKEHKETALNVLEMVGLKDHLKSYPRQLSGGMKMRVSIARALAAKPKMLLMDEPFAALDEITRQALQMELLDIWRKEKMTILFVTHNVYEAVFLSTRIAVMSARPGRLSSMIDVDLPNHRNLHMRIEDKFNEIVELASKSLETSSDERG from the coding sequence GTGGTAGCTGTAAATGAGGTAGTGGCTTTTGAGAGGGTTAGTAAAATCTATAATACGGGAACTGTCGCACTGAGTAATTTTCAGTTATCCATTAAAGAGGGTGAATTTATTAGCTTTCTAGGCCCTTCTGGATGTGGTAAATCAACTGCTTTACGAATGGTAGCTGGACTTGGGGAGGCGACTGACGGTGAAGTGAAGGTTTTTGATAAAAAGCCACTTGATGTTGTTCAGCAGTCTAATGATATAGCGTTTGTATTTCAGGATGCAAATCTATTACCTTGGCGAAATGTCCTTGATAATGTTCTTCTCCCTTTAGAACTTCGTGGTGGAAATAAGAAAGAGCATAAAGAAACAGCTTTAAACGTATTGGAAATGGTGGGATTAAAAGATCACTTAAAATCCTACCCTAGGCAACTTTCAGGTGGGATGAAGATGCGTGTATCTATTGCCAGAGCATTAGCTGCAAAACCCAAAATGCTATTGATGGATGAGCCTTTTGCCGCACTAGATGAAATTACCAGACAAGCGCTTCAAATGGAATTACTAGATATATGGCGAAAAGAAAAAATGACAATACTGTTTGTTACACATAATGTGTATGAAGCTGTATTTCTATCAACAAGAATAGCTGTGATGTCAGCTAGGCCTGGTCGATTATCCTCAATGATTGATGTTGATCTTCCGAATCATAGGAATTTACATATGAGGATCGAAGATAAATTTAATGAAATCGTAGAACTAGCATCAAAGAGTTTAGAAACTAGCTCGGATGAAAGGGGATAA
- a CDS encoding pyridoxal-phosphate-dependent aminotransferase family protein — MTYKDLNTPLRTIMTPGPVEVDPRVLRAMSTPILGQFDPAFTNIMNEVMDMLRQLFQTKNRWAFPVDGTSRSGIEALLCSVIEPGDKVFIPIFGRFGYLLTEICERYGADVHTLECEWGTVFQQEVIIEEMKKVSPKITAIVHGETSTGCIQPLDQIGKACRELDILLIVDAVATTGGVAVKVDEWYIDGVVAGTQKCLSVPSGMAPITFNERVEKVINARKRVEKGISTEEDRLKEQQLSSPFIKSNYFDLSMLQDYWGPRRLNHHTEATSMLYALREGLRLVLEEGLEERFSRHAYHEKALIAGIEAMGLELYGDRGCKLPMVTCVSVPSGVDPESVRHMLLNEFGIEIASSFGPLHGKIWRIGSMGFSCRKENILFVLGALEGVLVRHGADINVGKALQASLNVYLEG; from the coding sequence ATGACATATAAAGATTTAAATACGCCACTTCGGACGATTATGACACCAGGTCCTGTTGAGGTTGATCCTCGAGTACTTAGAGCAATGAGTACTCCTATTCTTGGACAGTTTGATCCTGCATTTACGAATATTATGAATGAGGTTATGGATATGCTTCGGCAGCTTTTTCAAACCAAAAATCGCTGGGCATTTCCTGTAGATGGAACCTCACGTTCAGGAATTGAAGCACTTTTATGTAGCGTAATCGAGCCTGGTGATAAAGTATTTATCCCGATATTTGGTCGATTTGGATATTTACTTACCGAAATTTGTGAGAGATATGGCGCTGACGTTCATACCCTGGAATGTGAATGGGGGACTGTTTTTCAACAAGAAGTGATAATTGAGGAAATGAAAAAAGTTTCACCCAAAATAACTGCTATAGTCCACGGAGAAACATCAACCGGCTGTATCCAGCCACTTGATCAAATTGGGAAAGCCTGTCGAGAATTAGATATTTTACTAATTGTGGACGCTGTTGCAACCACTGGCGGTGTAGCTGTAAAAGTCGATGAATGGTATATTGATGGGGTTGTAGCCGGAACTCAAAAATGCCTTTCCGTTCCTTCAGGGATGGCTCCGATTACTTTTAATGAACGAGTGGAAAAAGTAATTAATGCACGAAAAAGAGTTGAGAAGGGAATATCTACTGAAGAAGATCGCTTGAAGGAGCAACAGTTGAGTTCTCCATTTATCAAAAGCAATTATTTTGATTTAAGCATGCTTCAGGATTATTGGGGTCCAAGAAGGTTAAATCATCATACAGAAGCAACCTCTATGCTTTATGCACTTCGGGAAGGGCTGCGCCTTGTATTAGAGGAAGGCCTTGAAGAACGTTTTTCGCGCCATGCATATCATGAGAAAGCCCTTATTGCAGGTATAGAAGCAATGGGACTTGAGCTTTATGGAGATCGCGGATGCAAACTACCAATGGTCACATGTGTTTCTGTTCCTTCGGGTGTAGATCCTGAGTCGGTAAGACACATGCTGCTAAATGAGTTTGGGATTGAAATTGCAAGCTCATTCGGACCTTTACACGGGAAGATTTGGCGTATTGGATCAATGGGATTTAGCTGCCGGAAGGAGAATATTCTTTTTGTATTAGGAGCTTTAGAAGGGGTGCTTGTTAGGCATGGTGCAGATATCAATGTCGGGAAAGCACTACAAGCTTCATTGAATGTTTATCTTGAAGGCTAG
- a CDS encoding ABC transporter substrate-binding protein — MKKLLEWKKSSIAILSIIVVLMLAACSSEDAGGSTGDSADSESVDSVKLVLNWFAKAQHGGVYAAQEQGYFEENGLDVTIEPGGPQVSSIQMVASGSAQFGLAHADQMVIARNQGIELVAVAAAMQGSPQAWMFHKGQEIDEFEDLNGRTVFIQPGITYWDYLKGEYDLSGAKEVAYTGQHVNFMDDETSVTQAFVTSEPYFMELENVETETMLISESGYDPYNVVLYVTKEYLEENKDQVQKFVTAFVEGWNYYKESPDEITKAINEANTDIALEALEFEQTSQAEFVYGGDAAEHGVG, encoded by the coding sequence ATGAAAAAGCTATTAGAATGGAAGAAGTCGAGTATCGCAATACTGAGTATCATAGTAGTGCTAATGTTAGCTGCTTGTTCAAGTGAAGATGCTGGAGGTTCAACAGGAGATTCCGCTGACTCTGAATCGGTTGATTCTGTTAAACTTGTATTAAACTGGTTTGCAAAAGCGCAGCATGGTGGTGTTTATGCTGCACAAGAACAAGGGTACTTTGAAGAAAACGGCTTAGATGTAACAATTGAACCAGGTGGCCCTCAAGTATCATCCATTCAAATGGTTGCATCTGGTAGTGCACAATTCGGTTTAGCGCATGCCGATCAAATGGTAATTGCTCGTAATCAAGGCATCGAATTAGTAGCGGTTGCTGCTGCAATGCAAGGAAGTCCACAAGCTTGGATGTTTCATAAAGGCCAAGAAATTGATGAGTTTGAAGACTTAAATGGAAGAACCGTGTTTATTCAACCAGGTATTACATATTGGGATTACTTAAAAGGGGAATACGATCTTAGTGGTGCAAAGGAAGTAGCGTATACTGGTCAGCATGTGAATTTCATGGATGATGAAACATCTGTTACTCAAGCATTCGTGACTTCTGAGCCATATTTCATGGAGTTAGAAAATGTTGAAACAGAAACGATGTTAATTTCTGAATCAGGCTATGACCCTTATAATGTTGTTTTATATGTTACAAAGGAGTACTTAGAAGAAAATAAGGATCAAGTTCAAAAGTTTGTTACTGCTTTTGTTGAAGGCTGGAATTACTATAAAGAGTCTCCTGATGAAATCACAAAGGCTATTAATGAAGCAAATACTGATATTGCACTCGAAGCCCTTGAATTTGAGCAAACATCACAAGCTGAGTTTGTATATGGCGGAGATGCTGCCGAACATGGTGTCGGGTAG
- a CDS encoding amidase: MKDRFNAYMDIDVAIEPIESGKLDGLTFSVKDVFAIEGHRNTAGNPDYLRTHQPSNFTAPVITALLKDGAILKGTTHTDELMYSLNGENFHYGTPVNPKAPDHIPGGSSSGSAVAVAGESVDFALGTDTGGSVRVPSSYCGIYGIRPTHGLVDIKGVIPLADSFDTVGWMARSPEILQMVGEVLIEESSEDTSKPFKRLIYPNDAWELVLNDQIGISLEAFLPNLKAVCLEFEEIKLSKEGLGEWTNTFRVLQAMEIWEAHKEWIEKEHPTFGPGIKDRFEWASTLKKDEHKHKFYFREKISEYMVQVLGEDGILVIPTAPGIAPIKNLPSDELEEYRSRAMKLTCIAGLAGLPQVTLPVGEYHGKPVGLSLIANRNKDLQLLQFVNELSK; encoded by the coding sequence ATGAAGGATCGTTTTAATGCATATATGGATATAGACGTAGCGATTGAACCTATAGAATCAGGAAAATTAGACGGATTAACATTTTCAGTAAAAGATGTATTTGCAATTGAAGGTCACCGTAATACAGCAGGTAATCCTGATTATTTAAGAACTCATCAGCCTTCAAATTTTACAGCTCCTGTGATTACTGCTTTGCTTAAAGATGGGGCAATTCTGAAAGGCACTACACATACCGATGAGCTTATGTATAGTTTGAATGGAGAAAATTTTCACTATGGTACACCAGTTAATCCTAAAGCACCTGATCATATTCCTGGTGGATCTTCAAGTGGATCCGCTGTAGCAGTTGCAGGAGAGTCCGTTGATTTTGCACTAGGAACAGATACAGGAGGGTCTGTCCGAGTTCCTTCTTCGTATTGTGGGATTTATGGTATCAGGCCAACACACGGTTTGGTGGATATCAAAGGAGTCATCCCTTTAGCCGATAGCTTTGATACAGTAGGTTGGATGGCAAGAAGTCCCGAAATTCTTCAAATGGTTGGAGAAGTCCTGATAGAAGAATCAAGTGAAGATACTAGTAAACCTTTCAAGCGTTTAATTTATCCTAATGATGCGTGGGAGTTAGTTCTTAATGACCAAATTGGTATATCGCTAGAAGCATTTTTACCTAACTTAAAGGCAGTTTGTTTGGAATTTGAGGAAATCAAACTGTCGAAGGAGGGACTTGGTGAATGGACAAATACCTTTCGGGTACTACAAGCCATGGAAATTTGGGAAGCCCATAAAGAATGGATAGAGAAGGAACATCCTACATTTGGTCCAGGGATTAAAGACCGGTTTGAATGGGCCAGTACGCTAAAAAAAGATGAACATAAGCATAAGTTTTATTTTCGGGAAAAAATAAGTGAATATATGGTACAGGTTTTAGGAGAGGACGGGATATTGGTCATTCCAACTGCACCTGGAATTGCGCCAATAAAGAATCTTCCATCCGACGAGCTTGAGGAATACCGCTCACGGGCGATGAAATTAACTTGTATTGCAGGATTAGCCGGTTTACCCCAAGTGACTTTGCCTGTAGGAGAGTATCATGGGAAGCCTGTTGGGCTATCTTTAATTGCAAATCGTAATAAGGATTTGCAGTTATTGCAATTTGTGAATGAGTTGAGTAAATAG
- a CDS encoding ABC transporter permease produces MSIQSIEIAKQKMVAKVEKKERKGWNRFKQYYIGPIIAFIIFITLWQIIPLIFGIKHYILPKPTDVVTAAIKDWHLLWPAVQITIVESVLGFVLSAVVGILISILLASSKILERSIYPYAIILQTIPVVAVAPIIVIWFGAGYNSIVVISFLVGFFPVISNTLMGLNSVDKNMDELFTLYNASRWQKMWKLRIPAAMPFIMAGLKVSCTLTIVGAIVGEYVAGIGGGKGGLGYSITVAAIQVKTAYLFACGIAAAILGVGFYLLVSYISHLILKSWHESAMKAEK; encoded by the coding sequence ATGTCGATACAATCTATTGAAATAGCGAAACAAAAAATGGTAGCAAAAGTAGAAAAGAAGGAAAGAAAGGGCTGGAATCGATTTAAGCAATATTATATTGGTCCCATTATTGCCTTTATCATATTTATTACTTTATGGCAGATCATCCCGTTAATATTCGGAATTAAGCATTACATTTTACCAAAGCCAACAGATGTTGTTACGGCAGCAATTAAAGATTGGCATTTATTGTGGCCTGCTGTACAAATTACAATTGTTGAGTCGGTCTTAGGTTTTGTATTAAGTGCAGTTGTTGGTATTCTGATTTCGATTCTTTTAGCAAGTTCGAAAATATTAGAACGTAGCATTTATCCGTATGCAATTATTTTACAAACCATACCTGTAGTAGCGGTTGCACCAATCATTGTAATCTGGTTTGGTGCAGGTTATAACTCAATTGTAGTTATTTCGTTTCTAGTTGGATTTTTCCCAGTCATTTCAAACACCTTGATGGGTTTAAATTCAGTTGATAAAAATATGGATGAATTATTTACACTTTATAATGCATCAAGATGGCAAAAAATGTGGAAGCTTCGGATTCCAGCTGCAATGCCATTTATCATGGCTGGCTTAAAAGTGTCTTGTACATTAACAATTGTGGGTGCGATTGTTGGTGAGTATGTTGCGGGAATTGGAGGAGGTAAAGGTGGATTAGGTTATTCCATCACCGTTGCAGCGATTCAGGTCAAAACCGCCTATTTATTTGCTTGTGGAATTGCCGCTGCGATCTTAGGGGTAGGTTTTTATCTTCTAGTAAGCTATATTTCTCATTTAATCTTAAAATCATGGCACGAATCGGCAATGAAAGCTGAAAAATAA